In a single window of the Solea senegalensis isolate Sse05_10M linkage group LG1, IFAPA_SoseM_1, whole genome shotgun sequence genome:
- the LOC122781979 gene encoding potassium voltage-gated channel subfamily H member 6-like — MPVRRGHVAPQNTFVDTIIRKFEGQNRKFIIANALVENCAIIFCNDAFCGMCGYTRAEVMQKSCTCSFLYGPHTHRPAMAQMAKALLGAEERKVEICLYTKEGECFNCEIDVVPVKNEVGRVIMFILNFELPSDPRPVSSSPARELNRVLHIPWLCVDWRQRLRLLLRSLGSSGVLTEDTELGSPHGDLPPLGHESVALDKLLPLTERREQDKAGAMDKEEWEEEEEEEEEEGRRGGGDADASLVDTRTGGRGEWRSEGTGLPAAPTSAPPALALPLSFSHAAPRREQRRRGQRDDCPPPSSSFDDSGGILKHSSSVDDIKSGQGYWEKRLQLRHSCTARMITLRKTSGTAATSDTDLRCRANSQQSPVSQSGEIRPPCKLMDRTHHVTERVTQVLSLGADVLPEYKLQTPRIHKWTILHYSPFKAVWDWVILLLVIYTAIFTPYSATFLLSSQEEAALQTCGYSCSPLNVVDLLVDIMFIVDIVINFRTTYVNSNDEVVSQSSRIAVHYFKGWFLIDMVAAIPFDLLIYRSGGEVARGGGEGETTTLIGLLKTARLLRLVRVARKLDRYSEYGAAVLFLLMCTFALIAHWLACIWYAIGNAERSTSAGVGWLDTLGEQLGKPYNASIAASGPSIRDKYVTALYFTFSSLTSVGFGNVSPNTNYEKIFSICVMLIGALMYASIFGNVSAIILRLYSGTARYHTQMMRVREFIRFHQIPNPLRQRLEEYFQHAWSYTNGIDMNAVLKSFPECLQGEICLHLNRSLLQNCKAFKGSTKGCLRALAMRFKTTHAPPGDTLVHAGDLILDLYFISRGCIEILKGNVVVAILGKNDIFGEPVNLDVLPGKSSSDVRALTYCDLHKIHREDILEVLEMYPEFCEYFWSNLEITVNLRDEENEVCVVSGEDSDCEGFSRQGKHTGNSISKKQKAALRCQRRHHKWEMHSGRDDHKHTLYGPVFSSEDEVEDVEVTSPAQTAISNMTRFPEMNVFPGVSSIFTLWGADKREDHMHLEVPCSPSHKLHYLPTSSHCPSSLPPPLLPPPPPPNAIIYGRHRMELEKKMDALQQQITRLESCFSEDLRTIMQLLQKQTTAIPPSYSTLTSTPYVLSPVLSPTIVPPLVSKDKSPSTNPQQSNENQEQMQPDLPESNSVNCVPSVIGLMASPTTIHAPSCHKSSY, encoded by the exons atgCCGGTGAGACGGGGACATGTGGCGCCACAGAACACTTTTGTGGACACCATCATCCGCAAGTTTGAGGGACAAA ATCGAAAGTTCATCATCGCCAATGCACTGGTGGAGAACTGTGCCATCATATTCTGTAACGACGCCTTCTGCGGGATGTGTGGCTACACGCGTGCTGAGGTGATGCAGAAGTCCTGCACCTGCAGCTTCCTGTACGGACCTCATACCCACAGACCGGCCATGGCCCAGATGGCCAAAGCTCTGCTgggggcagaggagaggaaggtggAGATATGCCTCTACACCAAAGAAG GAGAGTGTTTCAACTGTGAGATTGACGTAGTCCCGGTGAAGAACGaagtgggcagagtcatcatgTTCATTCTCAACTTTGAACTGCCCTCTGACCCCAGACCGGTCAGCAGCTCTCCGGCCAGAGAGCTCAACAGAGTGCTGCACATTCCCTGGCTGTGTGTGG ATTGGCGGCAGCGCCTCCGTCTCCTCCTGCGCTCCCTCGGCTCCTCAGGTGTCctgacagaggacacagagctggGTTCTCCTCATGGCGACCTCCCTCCCCTCGGACACGAGTCTGTGGCACTGGACAAACTGCTGCCGCTCACAGAGAGGCGAGAGCAGGACAAGGCAGGAGCTATGGACAAagaggagtgggaggaggaggaagaggaggaggaggaggaaggaagaagaggaggaggagatgctgATGCATCTCTGGTGGATACAagaacaggaggaagaggagaatggAGAAGTGAAGGCACAGGTCTGCCCGCAGCTCCAACTTCAGCACCTCCAGCACTGGCCCTGCCCCTTTCCTTCTCACATGCTGCACCGCG GCGAGAGCAGAGAAGGAGAGGCCAACGCGACGACTGCCCTCCTCCGTCCAGCAGTTTTGACGACAGTGGTGGGATTTTAAAACATTCCTCGTCAGTGGACGACATCAAGAGTGGACAGGGTTACTGGGAAAAGAGGCTGCAGTTGAGACACAGCTGCACCG CTCGTATGATAACCCTCAGAAAAACCAGTGGAACTGCAGCGACGTCAGACACTGATTTACGCTGCCGAGCCAACAGCCag caGAGCCCCGTGTCCCAGTCTGGTGAAATCCGACCTCCGTGTAAACTGATGGACAGAACTCACCACGTCACAGAGAGAGTCACACAG GTTCTGTCCCTGGGGGCTGATGTGTTACCAGAGTACAAGCTACAGACCCCCAGGATCCACAAGTGGACCATCCTTCACTACAGTCCGTTCAAAGCTGTGTGGGACTGGGTGATTCTCCTCCTAGTGATTTATACGGCAATTTTCACCCCATACTCTGCGACATTTCTGCTGAG TTCTCAGGAGGAGGCAGCCTTGCAGACCTGCGGTTACTCCTGTTCCCCCCTCAACGTGGTGGATCTTCTCGTGGACATCATGTTCATTGTTGACATTGTCATCAACTTCAGGACCACATATGTTAACTCCAATGATGAG GTGGTGAGTCAGTCTTCTCGGATTGCTGTCCACTACTTTAAAGGCTGGTTCCTCATCGACATGGTGGCGGCCATTCCCTTTGACCTCCTCATCTACCGCTCAGGGGGGGAGGTTGCGAGGGGTGGCGGAGAGGGCGAG ACCACCACTCTGATTGGTTTGCTGAAGACTGCTCGGTTACTGCGGTTGGTTCGTGTAGCAAGGAAGTTGGATCGTTACTCCGAGTACGGTGCAGCtgttctcttcctcctcatgtgCACTTTTGCCCTCATCGCTCACTGGCTGGCCTGCATCTG GTATGCCATTGGTAACGCGGAACGGTCAACCTCAGCTGGTGTCGGATGGTTGGACACTCTGGGCGAACAGCTGGGGAAGCCATACAATGCCTCCATTGCGGCTTCGGGTCCTTCCATCAGAGATAAATATGTCACAGCTCTGTACTTCACCTTCAGTAGTCTGACCAGTGTGGGCTTTGGGAACGTCTCCCCGAACACCAACTATGAGAAGATTTTCTCCATCTGTGTCATGCTCATTGGTG ctTTGATGTACGCCAGTATTTTTGGTAACGTGTCTGCCATTATCTTGCGGCTGTACTCTGGTACGGCGCGCTACCACACGCAGATGATGAGAGTCCGTGAGTTCATCCGCTTCCACCAGATTCCTAACCCTCTGAGGCAGCGGCTGGAGGAATACTTCCAACACGCCTGGTCATACACCAATGGCATAGATATGAACGCT GTTTTGAAAAGTTTTCCAGAGTGTCTCCAGGGAGAAATTTGTCTCCACCTCAACAGGTCACTGCTGCAGAACTGTAAAGCTTTTAAAG GATCCACTAAAGGCTGTTTGAGGGCCCTTGCCATGAGGTTCAAGACCACGCATGCTCCTCCTGGTGACACCCTGGTCCACGCTGGAGACCTGATATTAGATCTGTACTTCATCTCCAGAGGCTGCATCGAGATCCTCAAAGGGAACGTGGTGGTCGCCATACTGG GTAAGAATGACATCTTTGGGGAACCCGTCAATCTGGATGTTCTGCCGGGAAAGTCCAGCTCTGATGTCAGAGCCTTGACCTACTGTGATCTGCACAAGATACACAGAGAAGATATTCTGGAg GTTCTGGAAATGTATCCTGAattttgtgaatatttctggTCCAACTTGGAGATAACGGTCAACCTCAGAGAT GAGGAAAATGAAGTATGTGTTGTGAGTGGAGAAGACTCGGACTGTGAGGGATTCAGCAGACAGGGGAAACACACAG gtaACTCCATCTCAAAGAAACAGAAAGCTGCCCTCAGATGTCAAAGAAGACACCATAAGTGGGAGATGCACAGTGGTCGAGATGATCATAAACATACGCT ATACGGCCCTGTGTTCTCCAGTGAGGATGAAGTGGAGGATGTGGAGGTGACCAGTCCTGCTCAGACCGCTATCTCCAACATGACCAGGTTCCCCGAGATGAACGTGTTCCCAGGCGTTTCCAGCATCTTTACACTCTGGGGCGCAGACAAGCGAGAGGACCACATGCACCTGGAGGTGCCGTGCTCACCCTCCCACAAGCTCCATTACCTGCCCACCTCCTCCCACTGTCCCTCCAGCCTTCCCCCTCCACTCCTTCCTCCTCCGCCGCCTCCTAACGCCATTATCTATGGGAGGCACCGCatggagctggagaagaagaTGGATGCTCTGCAGCAACAGATAACCAG gtTGGAGTCCTGTTTTTCAGAAGACCTCAGGACCATCATGCAGCTCCTGCAGAAGCAGACAACAGCGATCCCACCTTCCTACAGCACATTGACATCCACACCATACGTCCTTTCCCCCGTCCTGTCTCCCACTATTGTTCCTCCACTTGTCTCAAAAGACAAGTCTCCGTCCACCAACCCCCAGCAGTCTAATGAAAACCAGGAACAAATGCAGCCAGACCTCCCAGAGTCTAACTCAGTCAACTGTGTTCCTTCAGTTATCGGTCTCATGGCCTCACCCACTACCATCCATGCCCCATCCTGTCACAAGTCTTCCTACTAG